The Chiloscyllium punctatum isolate Juve2018m chromosome 30, sChiPun1.3, whole genome shotgun sequence genome includes a region encoding these proteins:
- the LOC140455619 gene encoding uncharacterized protein, whose protein sequence is MEDRLFKCELCDKGFTKSSMLVNHQHIHTGKKPFICKVCSKSFSDSSTLRRHLRIHTGEKPFMCKVCKKSFLTSSTLYKHQRIHTQERPFRCKVCDKSFSWSENLWRHQRIHTGEKLYKCEVCHKSFSDSSRLLLHQRIHTGEKPFACKVCNKSFSVSSRLQVHQRIHTGEKPFTCEVCNKAFSNSSHLRVHQRIHTGEKPFLCEVCNKSFSSSSELRVHQRIHTGEKPFVCEVCDKSFSQSENLRTHKRIHTGEKPFGCEVCNKSFSQLGNLRTHQRIHTGEKLFKCEVCDKSFADSSRLLLHQRSHTGEKPFTCDICNKGFSVLSTLHKHRNIHIAEKPFRCNVCDKSFSDSSYLRRHQRVHTGEKPFTCDVCDKSFSRSCNLLLHQRIHTGTKPFTCEVCDKSFSSSSNLRVHQRTHTGEKPFMCKVCNKSFSESGILRKHQRIHTGEKPFICKICDKSFSRSDSLHRHQRTHTGETIHA, encoded by the coding sequence ATGGAAGACAGACTGTTTAAATGTGAGCTCTGTGACAAAGGTTTTACCAAGTCATCAATGCTTGTGAACCACCAACacatccacacagggaagaaaCCATTTATATGTAAAGTGTGCAGCAAATCCTTCTCAGATTCATCAACTCTGCGCAGACATCTACGCATTCATACTGGGGAAAAGCCATTCATGTGCAAAGTGTGTAAAAAATCATTTTTGACATCATCAACCCTTTATAAACACCAACGCATTCACACACAGGAGAGACCATTCAGATGTAAGGTCTGTGACAAATCATTCTCATGGTCAGAGAATCTCTGGAGACACCAACGcatccacacaggggagaaatTATATAAGTGTGAGGTGTGTCACAAATCATTCTCTGACTCATCAAGACTTCTGCTCCACCAGAggattcacacaggggagaaaccattcgCGTGCAAGGTATGTAACAAATCATTCTCGGTGTCATCGCGCCTCCAAGTACACCAACGCATTCACACAGGAGAGAAACCATTCACATGTGAGGTGTGCAACAAAGCATTCTCAAATTCATCGCATCTGCGTGTACACCAAcgcattcacacaggggagaagccATTTTTGTGCGAGGTGTGCAACAAATCATTCTCATCATCATCGGAGCTCCGTGTACACCAGCgaattcacacaggggagaaaccatttGTATGTGAGGTGTGTGACAAATCTTTCTCGCAGTCAGAGAACCTCCGCACACACAAAcgcattcacacaggggagaaaccatttGGATGTGAGGTGTGCAACAAGTCATTCTCACAGTTAGGGAACCTCCGCACACACCAACGGATTCACACAGGGGAAAAACTATTCAAATGTGAGGTGTGTGACAAATCATTTGCAGATTCATCAAGACTCCTGCTTCATCAAAGAagtcacacaggggagaaaccattcacatgTGACATATGTAACAAAGGATTCTCGGTGTTATCAACCCTCCACAAACATCGAAACATTCACATAGCAGAGAAACCATTCAGGTGTAATGtgtgtgacaaatcattctcGGATTCATCATACCTGCGCAGACACCAGCGTGTTCACACAGGGGAAAAACCATTCACGTGTGATGTGTGTGACAAATCATTTTCAAGGTCATGCAACCTGCTGCTACATCAGAGGATTCACACAGGGACAAAGCCATTCACTTGTGAAGTATGTGACAAATCATTTTCTTCATCATCAAACCTCCGTGTGCACCAACGCacccacacaggggagaaaccttTTATGTGCAAGGTGTGTAACAAATCATTTTCTGAGTCAGGGATCCTCCGCAAACACCAACgtattcacacaggggagaaaccattcatcTGCAAGATATGTGACAAATCATTCTCACGATCAGACAGTCTCCACAGACACCAACGCACTCACACAGGAGAAACCATTCATGCATGA